Part of the Aquila chrysaetos chrysaetos chromosome 6, bAquChr1.4, whole genome shotgun sequence genome, TGCCAGTTAAAATTAAGGACATCTGCAATGTGTCTTCAATGGCTTTAGCACGTTGGTACCTTGCAAGGTGTGAGGATTCCTACCTGGGGCTCATTTTGGTTGTCACTCTTGTCCCAGGTAGCTGTACCAGATGTGGTCGAAGCAACAAACGGGGCAGATATTTTAGTGTTTGTTCTGCCACATCAATTTGTTGGACGAATCTGCGAGCAGATTGCAGGCCAGATAAAATCCGGGACATTTGGGATTTCCCTGATCAAGGTAAGTTGTCATCTCCACAAGACTCAATCTGCACGGAGTAAATAAATAGCTTCAACTTAAGGGTAGTAGCTCCAGCCCTCAGCTGCATGCTCTGCGTAAACATGagcatttctttctgcaagAGTTAAAACTTACCCAGTCTCTGCCAGCCCTTCTGCTGCTCACGTGGCCATGGAGAGGAAAGGATGGGGGGGCAACCCAGCCAGGCTGAGAGTATCCATCTTTGCCAGCCATCCTTAGCCTGGATCAGTTCCCACTTGGACCAGTATGGAGGTGAAAATGGGCAGAGGGAGGGCCGTAtaagctgttgctgctgccagaAAAAATACTCATCAGACTGCAGCCTCAATTAACTCTTAACTGGAAATAGTGCTGGGTCAAAGTGCCTCTTCCAAGTACATGCTAAAGCTGTTCTTGGCAGCATTAAAATGGCACAATAACACTATATGATTTTGCAGAACTGAAGCAATTTTAATCTCGCATGAACTGAAGAACCTCTTTTTAAGGTTAGACGTACCAGATTATCATCATCTTAaaaggaattaatattttaagagaatCTCAAACTAGAAGCCAGAGGCAAGGCATAGGAATATAGTCTACCACTTCTTCTTTTGATTGCATTACAGGAAATATCCAAtttaaaattgtaatgaaagaaatgtaattcaAGTTTTCAGACTGCAATACCAGCTCTTCCCCccactttccccccccccccatagaAATTATCTCACAAGCAGCAGTAAACAGAGAggagggtgggagaggaaggaaattcCTGCaaatttacttctttctttagcttaaaaaaaaccaatccaAGACAGATCAGAGATCAGTATACTCCTTAATACCAATGAAGCACTCAGATTAATACTTAGATCTTGAAAAAAAGCCACTGCTTGTAGGCTTAATTTAAAAGTCTGGTTGTGTACTACAGGAATttaacacaaaggaaaaatacagcatcaAAGAAAGCCTCAGGACAGCAGCACTGGATGTGAGGCCTCTTGCAGGGTTACCTCGACTGTCACTACCTTCCCCCTGAACTTGCCTTGAATTTGCAGTTATCAGAGTACAAACCCAGAGCATTTGTATTAATGGCTAATGCTAGTGAATATAAGACCCAAATCCTTCCAATTAAAACCAGAGCTGCAGGCAATAGGACACCTTCTGCTTTACCGCTGCTCTACTACtgtcattttcctcttctattAACTTGGCTTTGACTATCATCTTTTATTCAGGGGATCGATGAGGGTCCTGACGGCCTGAAGCTCATATCTGACCTCATTcgagagaaactgaaaatagaaatcAGTGTGCTTATGGGGGCCAACATAGCCAAGGAAGTGGCTGATGAGAAGTTCTGTGAAACCACCATTGGTAACTATCGCAAAGAGCAAATTAGAGCCTCTAGCTGTGGTTTAACTTCGCCGGTGGCTGGGCAACAAGATAACctctggaggaaggagggggatgCGAGGGGTCCCAGGTGGTTCACGAGTGGTGCGGTGGGTGCGATGCCCGCTGAGCTCATTCAGGAGTTGGCGTGATTTCCAGGGAGGCTGGTGCTGGCAGGATCAGATCCAAACTAACACTGGGTTTCAGCGCCGAGAACTAATTTCAtccattaaaaaattacagcttaATCCTGTTCTGGTAGGGGCTGGCAAGAGCCACCTTTCATGTCTGTAGAGCTCAACGCTGAGTACGTTGGCGGTTGTTACACTATACTGTCTAGTTAGAGAAATGTAATCAGAAGCTCGTGTGTGCTCATGCTCCCTGAGGTGTATTTCTCCatcttcaaatgtttttgtctggagaaaaaaacaaaacaaaacaaaccacaacaaaccaaacccaaagaacaacaacaacaacaacaaaaccccccagtAACATCGTGTTCCTCCCTGTCACTCAGACTGCTTGCCAAGACGTAGCCTCAGATCCTCCCAGAACTCAGTGTGACCTGACTTGGAAAGTTCATCCAGTAGTTTTGAAAACCTGTTGattttttaaagtcagcagAAATTCAAGTTGCATAGCTAGGGAAGACAGAATAATAAATTATTGTCGCACTACTGTTATCCTTTGCCTTGCAAATGTTACAGTAGCAGTGAAAATTATACTAGCTGGGCTTTTGTTGCTGGCAGAGCAACTAGGCACAAATAGGACTAGACAGGATTAGGAGAGTTGAGGAATATTCATTTTCTTGGGGGGTGTTTAACTTTTGCTGGCCCAGTTTTAAGCCATGCTGTGATGATGACTCTGCAGAGAGATTTGCCCCTTGCTTTTGTTGTCATGGAAAGCCCCACAGCCCAGAAACAGCCACCTCGAAGAGACTGGGTATCCCCCAACATCAATTATTGCAAAGGAcgagaaacaaacccaaagttTCTCGTGAGATGGGACAGAAACCCCACAGCTACCAGAGTGCCATTGCCCAGGCTCTTTAATACTCAAAACCACCGAGTGCCCAGAACCcctccaggagcagcagctggaaaactcTACAGCTCCTCACCGCTGAGCTCTCCCTGAAGGAAACCAAGCTGCCTTGtatgaaaataaagtgaaacTCTATTCAAAAGTCTTTGCCCAGCTGGCCAAGGACTCTCTGGATAAAGGCAAACCTCATCCCCTTTACCGCTGAGGGCTCTCTACCCTGCCTCTCAATAGCCAGGGCCAGCACTGTAATGACATGATAATGACCTTGGTAGAATTGGTAACAAAAATTTTCCAGCAATGCGAACGTTCAACTTCATCATCTGTGGATCTCCCTGTAATTGGGAACTAATTGGGCATTAATCATTTGCACCCCATAATAATGCTTAGCAATTACACcagtttacattttcaaagcagcaattATACCATTGTGCTGTACAAAGCAATttgtcaatattttcttttgcagggtTTGTGGTTATACAAGCTTACTCAGGCAGAAAGCTGTTTTAGGGACTATCTACTTTTAAACTCTTTAAAGAGTTATTAAGCGATGCTTGGTGAATGCCCTGGTACTAGCATACATTTAACACTGGCTGTCACACAAATCTCTTATTTAGCAACACCCAGTTAGGTTTTGTGGTCCCAGTAAAGTGGTCCCTAGGACCTTATTTCAGGTTTCAGTTAATTGTGTGTACTCTGAAACATTGCGAAAATGCTCTAActttcattcttccttcccacagggtgcaaaaatgaaaaacaagggGAGATCTTTAAAGAATTAATGCAGACCCCCAATTTCAGGATTACCGTGGTGCTTGACTCTGATACAGTGGAGATCTGTGGAGCCTTAAAAGTGAGTGGTttcaaaccaaaatgtttttattaggGCCAAATTCTACCCTCACCTGAGTCTTCTGTAAGCCACAGGATCTGAGTCCTGCCACCATATGATGAGAGACCACAGACAAGATGTTCGTGTGCCAATTTCCCAATCtgttaaaaagggaaaacatacttaaaaatataactgctggcaaagcatttcaaaatagttgtatttttatctttatttaacCAGAGGCACCTCTGCTTCTGAGGGCAGAATTTCGtcctctgtattttcttgtCTGTGTATTGTAAGCACATGGAACAAAGACTCTTACTACATACAGGGGCTCCCACTAATAACTTGTTTTCACAGTTCAAGTAGTAACCTGCTAGAAAGTTTGCATCAGAAGCAACAGTCTGTGTTGGCAGCACGTCTGTGCCGGCGTTCAGCAATGCCCACATCAAGATCCCAGGCCGGATCAGAGCAATAACAAAGTCACCAAGTTTCCAGTGAGGGGGCACTTGAGTGAGATTTGGAGCTTGCTTTTAAATGCGTTGAAGGTGACTCCAGCCTGTGATCCTTTGTACTTTTTTATACATTCAATCATTTGTACTTCAATAATTCACCCCTCCTTAGGGGAGGGGGGATTACTGGCTAGGAAAGAATCTGTCCTGTTTAACCTTACATGCAAAAACAAAAGTTTCTTTACATACATAGATTTTGCTTTTGGCCACAGACCGGAACTGGGAGGAGGCACAGAGGGGAGAGAGgttgtttctgctttgtggGAAATCTTTGCTCTCTTTAAATCATTGCTTTGGCATTGCctttgctaaaaaaaccccaaacagtcTGCACTGGGGCGCCTGCATGTCTAGAGCAAACACTTCAACAACAGTACTAGGTGACATATTAGTCAAATGCAGTGAACCACACTTATTTAGGGGCTGGGAGTTGGGAGGCGTGCAGGACAATGGTGAGGAGTTGTAAAGATGTTTAGGATCCTGAGAGATGTGTTTAGAGCTGCAGAAAAGGGCAATTCTGCTGACCGTTTTTGCAGGGAAAACCAAAAATTGATCTACTGCAGCATCAGTTCATAGAACCCCTGTCTGTTTAAATTAGAGACCCACAAAGAAAACCTGGAAAGGCATGACTCTGTGTGggatattttaaatagttaaaaCAGAAAGGTCAGTGAGTCCCAACTTGGAACTagccaaaaaccaaaacattaatTGGATACATGCTATGTGATTGCAACACTACTATATGAAACaagctgctttgatttttgccCATGGGAATAACAGAGGACACTTTATAATAATCTTCTAGAAGCCCAGCTACTTTTGTTCAACGATAATTAGCCATCTACCTTCTTCATAACATAAACTCATGGCCATTGGCAATTGAACCTTCTTCTGGTGAACGGGGTGAAGACAGATTTGTAGGATTTTCTTAAAGCTCAGTGCATGCTGATGAACTGCACATCTTGCCTGACCGTTACCTTTCCTCCTCTATTTTTTGCACTAAACTGTTTTTAGAACATCGTAGCAGTGGGAGCTGGGTTCTGCGATGGACTAGATTTCGGCGATAATACAAAGGCAGCAGTTATACGCTTGGGCCTTATGGAAATGGTGGCCTTTGCCAAGATGTTCTGCAGGGGACCGGTATCAATAGCCACTTTCCTGGAAAGCTGCGGCGTCGCTGATCTAATCACTACCTGCTACGGGGGACGCAACAGGAAAGTAGCAGAAGCCTTTGCTCGCACAGGAAAAGTAAGGaggattttgaaatattttacactAAGACATGAAGGAATCCTTCTGTGTTTTATAAAGGCATCGTTAGCTGTTTACCTTCTTGATAACTGCTGGTATCACAGCAGTATCCCCTCTGATCCAAGTAATCAGTCTCCTCTCTTCTAGTCCATTGAGGAACTGGAAAATGAGATGCTGAACGGACAAAAGCTGCAAGGTCCTCAGACCTCAGCCGAAGTCTACAagattctgaaacagaaaaatacgCTCGATAAGTAAGTGCTTTGATTGAAAAAACCAACTGCATCAACAAGAAAATATGAATGATTCATAACCTCCTTAACAGTACTTGTGTTTAATTATCTTGTTCGTTTCTGCAACAACTGCTTTCTACATCTTGGGCCACCATTAAAGCTCAGCTTAGCCTGACTCTTCATCGCCATGGTCAGTAGAATGGGATGAAAGCTAAACAGCGTTAGAAAAAACAAGCCACAGATGTATAGGAaaccaaagaaataataatCCAAAGGAGCTACCCAGacatccccgtccccctgagCAAGACTGAAGGCCATACACAGAGTCAGCTTGCAAACATGATCTATAGGTCAAAGGGTTTCTTGTTCTCAGTATATCACTGTTACAGCTTGCAGCAATACTGCTCTCAGTGCAAACGTTAACTAGGTTATCTCAGTATAAAATTTGGGAACATACTCCTAATAAAAAATTTTTATACACGTTGAATAGGTAGTATGTGCTGATATCAGTGCTTTAGTGCCACAAATAATGCTGAGATAAAAAGTACTTCTAATTGTTTGGGATGATGTAagattatttataattttaaaccTTTGTCTCAGCTTACACAATAAAAAGCTAAACTTCCCTCCATCCCATTCCCTCTCGCACTTTAGCAGTACTGAGAGGTCAAACACTGctaaatgaaaacttaaaaaaaaaaattattagaattATAACAGATACAGAAGATTCAAACGGCattatctttcaaaaatgagagagaaaagagaagctcATTTTAACAGGACATGAACTTTAAATCAAAACTTGATCTAATAAGTATCATATAATTGTGCTTAGTTACACGCTCAGCTCCAAGTCATTCAGTGAACTCATTTTTTACTATGTAATGACTAAGACAGCTTGCAAAAGGGAAAGAACCCCTTa contains:
- the LOC115343276 gene encoding glycerol-3-phosphate dehydrogenase [NAD(+)], cytoplasmic-like, with product MSPLRVCIVGSGNWGSAIARIIGKNVQKSNRFDPTVKMWVFEEIINGRKLSEIINQEHENVKYLPGYKIPKNVVAVPDVVEATNGADILVFVLPHQFVGRICEQIAGQIKSGTFGISLIKGIDEGPDGLKLISDLIREKLKIEISVLMGANIAKEVADEKFCETTIGCKNEKQGEIFKELMQTPNFRITVVLDSDTVEICGALKNIVAVGAGFCDGLDFGDNTKAAVIRLGLMEMVAFAKMFCRGPVSIATFLESCGVADLITTCYGGRNRKVAEAFARTGKSIEELENEMLNGQKLQGPQTSAEVYKILKQKNTLDKFPLFTTIYKICYEGQSIQDFITCLQNHPEHI